A genomic stretch from Desulfatitalea tepidiphila includes:
- a CDS encoding ABC transporter ATP-binding protein: MRADYGYVEEGHSGKPYDPALIRRLWPLVRPHRRMLLGSVALVVVLTLIELALPYFGKIAIDRYIVPPANSGDVAPGATGGASETEASRYLTVPLTTPEARAIVSAHADLFATDGHTARIAYDDLAHLSPEDIAALRRGDIRGLGWAVVVFLVLVAAEFGLTFFQRVIMERAGHTIMHDLRMRLYAHIQRQSMAFFARRPVASLVTRATNDVQNMHELFTTFVSMVFKDVFLLAGITIVLLALDWQLTLVAFAVLPIVVWLAMRFSARARGVFRALRVKVAEINTHMAESIDGIKTIQCFVQEARNRQRFERLNAENYRLGMQEIHVFAVFMPMIEALGIATLAVLVLYGGHQVLGGHITLGVLVLAISYIRMFFRPMRDLAENYNVLQNAMASAERIFGLLDIDERLSQDADAEVASPSTPLVLERLTLDRVSFAYTPGEWVLRDVSLELRQGQRMALVGPTGAGKTSVLNLVQRFYDPTAGQVRINGFDVRRIDPRRLRGLTALVTQEPVLFSATLRRNIFPDSDEVDPAAEGRVIAAAHCEELVARLPQGLDTYLDKGGGGLSSGERQLITIARALARDAQLILLDEATSYIDSQTEAAIYGALDNLMAGRTCIIVAHRLSTARMADRIVVLHEGRIVEEGSHDRLLAAGGLYARLHRQDRINAAARSMP; encoded by the coding sequence ATGCGCGCTGATTACGGCTATGTGGAAGAGGGGCACAGCGGCAAGCCCTACGATCCGGCCCTGATCCGTCGGCTTTGGCCACTGGTGCGGCCCCATCGGCGCATGCTCCTGGGGTCGGTGGCCCTGGTCGTGGTCCTGACGCTCATCGAGCTGGCCTTGCCCTATTTCGGCAAAATCGCCATCGACCGCTACATCGTGCCGCCGGCCAACAGCGGCGATGTTGCTCCGGGTGCGACTGGCGGTGCCAGCGAAACAGAGGCGAGCCGTTATCTCACCGTGCCGTTGACCACGCCCGAGGCGCGCGCCATCGTATCCGCGCACGCCGATCTCTTCGCGACCGACGGCCATACGGCCCGCATCGCCTACGACGATCTGGCGCATCTATCGCCGGAGGACATCGCCGCATTGCGGCGGGGCGACATCCGGGGGCTGGGATGGGCGGTGGTCGTCTTTCTCGTCCTTGTGGCGGCCGAGTTCGGACTCACCTTTTTCCAGCGCGTCATCATGGAACGGGCCGGCCACACCATCATGCACGACCTGCGCATGCGGCTGTATGCGCATATCCAGCGGCAGAGCATGGCCTTTTTTGCCCGCCGGCCGGTGGCCAGCCTGGTCACGCGGGCCACCAACGACGTGCAGAACATGCACGAACTGTTCACCACCTTCGTCTCCATGGTGTTCAAGGACGTTTTCCTTCTGGCGGGCATCACCATCGTGCTGCTGGCCCTCGATTGGCAACTGACCCTGGTGGCCTTCGCCGTCCTGCCCATCGTGGTGTGGCTGGCCATGCGCTTTTCGGCCCGTGCCCGGGGAGTGTTTCGCGCCCTGCGCGTCAAGGTGGCCGAAATCAACACGCACATGGCCGAGTCCATCGATGGCATCAAGACCATCCAGTGCTTTGTGCAGGAGGCGCGCAACCGGCAACGCTTCGAGCGCCTCAATGCAGAGAATTATCGACTGGGCATGCAGGAGATCCATGTGTTCGCCGTCTTCATGCCCATGATCGAGGCCCTGGGCATCGCCACGCTGGCCGTGCTGGTGCTCTACGGAGGCCACCAGGTGCTGGGCGGCCACATCACTCTGGGCGTCCTGGTCCTGGCCATCTCCTACATCCGGATGTTTTTCCGACCCATGCGGGACCTGGCCGAAAATTACAATGTCCTGCAAAACGCCATGGCCTCGGCCGAACGCATCTTCGGGCTGCTCGATATCGACGAACGGCTGTCCCAGGATGCGGACGCCGAGGTTGCCTCCCCATCGACGCCCCTGGTCCTCGAACGGCTGACCCTCGACCGTGTCTCGTTCGCCTATACGCCGGGCGAATGGGTGCTGCGCGACGTGAGCCTCGAGCTTCGCCAGGGCCAGCGGATGGCCCTGGTCGGCCCCACCGGTGCGGGCAAGACCAGCGTGCTCAATCTGGTGCAGCGCTTTTACGACCCGACCGCCGGACAGGTGCGCATCAACGGCTTCGATGTGCGCCGCATCGATCCGCGCCGCCTCCGGGGGCTGACCGCCCTGGTCACCCAGGAGCCGGTTCTTTTTTCCGCCACCTTGCGCCGAAACATTTTCCCTGATTCGGACGAGGTCGATCCGGCCGCCGAGGGCCGTGTGATCGCCGCGGCCCATTGCGAAGAGCTGGTGGCAAGGCTGCCCCAGGGTCTCGATACCTATCTCGACAAGGGCGGCGGCGGACTCTCCAGCGGCGAACGCCAGCTGATCACCATCGCCCGCGCCCTGGCACGCGATGCGCAGTTGATCCTGCTGGACGAAGCCACCTCCTACATCGACTCCCAGACCGAAGCCGCCATATATGGCGCATTGGACAACCTGATGGCCGGGCGCACCTGCATCATCGTGGCCCACCGTCTCTCCACGGCCCGCATGGCCGACCGCATCGTAGTGCTCCATGAGGGGCGCATCGTTGAAGAGGGATCCCACGACCGACTCCTGGCCGCCGGCGGGCTCTACGCCCGGCTTCACCGGCAGGACCGCATCAACGCGGCCGCCCGGTCCATGCCATAA
- a CDS encoding formate--tetrahydrofolate ligase, translating into MAYDATKMADWQISEEAEKNMPMPEEWRAKLGLEADEMLPMGRLSKLDFLKIIKRLQGKPDGKYIEVTAITPTPLGEGKSTTSLGLMEGLGARGKSVGGALRQPSGGPTMNVKGTAAGGGNSLLIPMTEFSLGLTGDINDIMNAHNLGMVAMTARMQHERNYNDEQLARLTKMRRLDIDPTRVEMGWIIDFCAQALRNIVIGLGGRTDGYTMQSKFGIAVGSELMAILAVATDLADLKERINNITVAFDKSGKPVTCRDLEVGNAMAAFMRNTINPTLMSTAEYQPCLVHAGPFANIAVGQSSIIADRVGLKLWDYHVTESGFAADIGFEKFWNVKCRFSGLKPHVSVLTSTVRALKMHGGGPKVVAGKALDDAYTKENLALVEKGVENMVHMIGVIRKSGINPVVCINRFYTDTDAECAIVRKAAEAAGARCAESKHWEKGGEGALEFADAVIEACEEGNDFKFLYPLEMKLRDRVDLIAKEVYGADGVDWLPDAAAKAEMLENDPKYADFATMMVKTHLSLSHDPVKKGVPKGWRLPIRDVLIYSGAKFLCPCAGTISLMPGTSSNPAFRRIDVDPATGKVSGLF; encoded by the coding sequence ATGGCTTACGATGCGACAAAGATGGCCGACTGGCAAATTTCCGAAGAAGCGGAAAAGAACATGCCCATGCCCGAGGAGTGGCGGGCCAAGCTGGGTCTTGAAGCGGACGAGATGCTGCCCATGGGCCGCCTGTCCAAACTGGATTTTCTGAAAATCATCAAGCGCCTGCAAGGCAAACCGGACGGCAAGTACATTGAAGTGACCGCCATCACCCCGACCCCGCTGGGCGAGGGCAAAAGCACCACCTCGTTAGGCTTGATGGAAGGCCTGGGCGCCCGCGGCAAGAGCGTGGGCGGCGCCCTGCGTCAACCTTCGGGCGGCCCCACCATGAATGTCAAGGGTACCGCGGCCGGCGGCGGCAACTCCCTGCTGATCCCCATGACCGAGTTCTCCCTGGGTTTGACCGGCGACATCAACGACATCATGAACGCCCACAACCTGGGCATGGTGGCCATGACCGCCCGCATGCAGCACGAGCGCAACTACAACGACGAGCAGCTGGCCCGCCTGACCAAGATGCGCAGGCTGGACATCGACCCCACCCGCGTCGAGATGGGCTGGATCATCGACTTCTGCGCCCAGGCCCTGCGCAACATCGTCATCGGCCTCGGCGGCCGCACCGACGGCTACACCATGCAGTCCAAGTTCGGCATCGCCGTGGGTTCCGAGCTGATGGCCATCCTGGCGGTGGCCACCGACCTGGCCGACCTGAAAGAGCGCATCAACAATATCACCGTGGCCTTCGACAAGAGCGGCAAACCGGTCACCTGCCGCGACCTGGAAGTGGGCAACGCCATGGCCGCCTTCATGCGCAACACCATCAACCCCACCCTCATGAGCACGGCCGAATATCAGCCCTGCCTGGTGCATGCCGGCCCGTTCGCCAACATCGCCGTGGGCCAGAGCTCGATCATCGCCGACCGCGTGGGCCTCAAGCTGTGGGATTACCATGTCACAGAGTCCGGCTTCGCCGCCGACATCGGATTCGAGAAGTTCTGGAACGTCAAGTGCCGCTTCTCCGGTCTGAAGCCCCATGTTTCGGTTCTGACCTCCACCGTCCGCGCCCTGAAAATGCACGGCGGCGGTCCCAAGGTCGTGGCCGGCAAGGCCCTGGACGATGCCTACACCAAGGAGAACCTGGCCCTGGTGGAAAAGGGTGTCGAGAACATGGTGCACATGATCGGCGTGATCCGCAAATCCGGCATCAACCCGGTGGTCTGCATCAACCGCTTCTATACGGACACCGACGCCGAGTGCGCCATCGTGCGTAAGGCGGCCGAAGCCGCCGGCGCCCGCTGCGCCGAGTCCAAGCACTGGGAAAAGGGCGGCGAAGGCGCCCTGGAGTTCGCCGATGCGGTCATCGAAGCCTGCGAGGAAGGCAACGACTTTAAATTCCTCTACCCGCTGGAGATGAAGCTGCGCGACCGCGTGGACCTGATCGCCAAGGAAGTGTACGGCGCCGACGGCGTGGACTGGCTGCCCGATGCCGCCGCCAAGGCCGAGATGCTGGAGAACGATCCCAAGTACGCCGATTTCGCCACCATGATGGTCAAGACCCACCTCTCCCTGAGCCACGACCCGGTCAAGAAGGGCGTGCCCAAGGGATGGCGTCTGCCGATCCGCGACGTCCTCATCTACTCGGGCGCCAAGTTCCTGTGCCCCTGCGCAGGCACCATCAGCCTGATGCCCGGCACCAGCTCCAACCCGGCCTTCCGCCGCATCGACGTCGATCCGGCTACCGGCAAGGTGAGCGGCCTGTTCTAA